Proteins encoded within one genomic window of Bdellovibrionales bacterium:
- the tnpB gene encoding IS66 family insertion sequence element accessory protein TnpB, protein MITMTPQMKVRLYSQHIDFRNGIDGLSGLCRRHFDLDPFSGAVFLFRNRRATAVKVLVYDGQGFWLCQKRLSQGRFKYWPKNQESASQLTAQEIGVLLYNGDPLNSRMALAWKKVS, encoded by the coding sequence GTGATCACAATGACACCCCAGATGAAGGTTCGCCTCTATTCCCAGCACATTGACTTTCGAAATGGCATTGATGGTTTGTCTGGACTTTGCCGTCGTCATTTTGATCTGGATCCTTTTTCCGGAGCTGTTTTTTTATTCCGTAATCGCCGAGCCACAGCAGTTAAAGTTTTGGTTTATGACGGGCAAGGGTTCTGGCTATGCCAGAAGAGATTGTCCCAAGGTCGTTTCAAATATTGGCCGAAGAATCAAGAAAGCGCGAGTCAACTGACTGCTCAAGAAATAGGAGTTCTTCTGTACAATGGTGATCCACTGAATAGTCGTATGGCGTTGGCTTGGAAAAAAGTCAGTTGA